A window of Miscanthus floridulus cultivar M001 chromosome 12, ASM1932011v1, whole genome shotgun sequence genomic DNA:
AAGGAAATCGAAGGGTCGCATGCGTAGAGGCATGAGCCCTTAAGGGCAGAATTTCCGGAGCACTGATGATGATCGAGTGGTAAAGAAACTAGAGATGGTTCTCAATGAAGGTGAGATTGTTACAAAAATGGACTTCGAAGACCCAAAAACTGTCTCATTAATTTCATCCTCCAAAAGAGGAGCCTCTGGAAGCTCATTTCCTCCAAACTACTTTACCTGGAAGCTCTTTATGGAATTCTCCATCATTGGTGCCTAGCAAATTTGGAAACAAAAGGAACAACGTCATCTTCGACCGTTGACGCCCATCCCTTTACTCTTGGAGGCAAAACTTATGTGAGGAAGCTAGTCTACTAAGCCCATAGATTTGGTGGTTTGAAAAGACCAGCTTTCCTTTCATTGTTGAGCCTCTTTGGCCAAGTTCGAGTTCCCCATATCGCCCTTCTCGGGCTCTGTACAGTTTTCCTGTTGTCTGTTTTGTTTTCCTCTCTTAGTTTGTACAGTTGTTTCGGTGTTTCTTACTTTTAATAAATTTCACAGTGGGGGCCTGCTCTGCTGTATTTACGGTAAAAAAAACTACTTTACCTTTGGTTTACTCCAAATCTCATATCCAAAAGGATTTTTTGAAGAACCATAAGCTAATTATAGCATACTTAGTTTCCATAATAGGGACATTAGGGCTCTCAAGCACTGAatcctctcttctttctatttcttTGATTAGCAACTACCTGAAAATAAGGAGTATAACTGTCCCATTCTTCAATAGTTTTATCCCTAGTTCTCAGCTTAGCCATGATCTCCCATCTGCCATATGATAAGCTTTACCATGATATCCAGCATTCTCTTCCTCTCACCCTCACTCCACTGGCAGGTTTCTTCAAAAACATCAAGAATCTGGAACTCTTTAAGGAGGTTCTGCTTAGCTTTTCTGATTTCAGATTCACATTCAAGGTTCAACTCTTAGCTTTCTTCCTTAACAACCTAGCTTTAAATTACCAAATATCTAAAAGATCAGAGAAGTCATAAGTAGTATTCCATACTGTTTTAACCAGTTCATGGAGATTCCCCCTTCACAGCCATCACATATCAAACCTAAAAATGACAGGTTTTCTCTCCACCTCCAACCCAAAATTCTGGATAAGAGATACATGATCACTCCTGCTCTAGACACAGCCATGAGCCTGTGACACTATTACCTAAAGGGAAGTCCAACCAATATAACCTGTGACCACGTAAAACAAAGATTTACCATGAACTGAATTGCAAGGAACTGTCGTGGCTCTGTCTCACAAATTTCTCAATGTTTGGATTGTTCACCTTCCATTTCTCTTCACTTCCTTGGCTATCACCTGAAAAATCCAAGTTATATCAAATCCAAGAATCACAAATATACTAGAATAGAACTTGAAGGATACTCCGCGCGTTGTTGCAGGCATCACGGATAATTTAGAATGAAATTAGACTACTTATATTTACTTACATAGAAGGATAAACTATCATAAATGAATGTTAGTGAATGGTGTGGACACTGACGTGGACAACTAAACgcatgttagtggatgatgtgGCTCACTGATGTTGATAGCTTGAATGAAGAGATAACCATCACAATTACATGTAGTGGCTGCTGATATGGATAGCTTGCATGGAGAGATAGACATGCTAGTAAGGTTTGCAAATATAAGATATATAGATTTGAGGAGCCGCATGGTTTCCTGGCAAGCCTCTTGCCTCACCTCACTCAGCAAGAATTGTTGTTTGGTTTTATCCATGCTTTGCCAAGGATATCCTTGCCCATCCAGGAGAGCGGATTTGGCTCTCCCGCTTGGGCAAGATTTGCTCATCCTGCCAACAGATTCAGCTCCAATGGAGAGAGGAGGCTGGCAAGGTCACTAGACAAGAGAACCAAACGACTTCCTCTTTCTTGCTATGCCTATCTTTGCTGAGTGAGGCAAGGCAGACGAGGTTAGGTTAGCTTGGCAAAAGATTCAAGCAGGCCCTAGTATCTAGGAAAAAAATTCAGGGGGTAGCCATGCTCAAATTAGCAAATAACTGCACACCCTCTCCTACTCAATGACATGCAAGTGGAGGTGACCTCTTGTTGCATCATGAATCTCCATTCTTCCTTTTCGCAACTCATTACAACCACCGTGTTATATGCAATGAGATCAACAAAACAAGGCCGATGCTGAATGTTCTTACTATCAGGAACAAGGATCagcagaaacaaatagtaataaaGTAGGCAACATACCAATTCCACCACACTATTTCTCGCTTGCAACCCAAACACCAGCAGTAACTTCCTTGATATTAGACACTGCAAATAACACAAATAAGTAAAATGTACACATCAAATACGTTTTGGGCTTCTGCTAAAACTGTTACTTTTTGGAGCATATAAGCAGGAAGAAGGAGAGAATGTTTCTACCTTAGCTTAATACAGTTTGAGTTTATGAACTTTCAGTTTTCTGCAATGTTCCTTCAATTCCTTATTGCAATTGTAGACTTCTAGTTGTTCAAGTGAAGCAGGGAGACCCTCCTTGGGCAATGACCGTATGCCAGGGCATGTGTCAATCAGTAAAACCTTAAGGGAATAAAAGCGATATAACCCTGCAGGCAGGGACTGCAGACTCCGGCAGCTCTTAAAATAGAGATTTTGGACGTTGGTAAGTACCTGAAGTGCTTGCTCTTGCTCTTCTGTGAACCTCTGCATCCGGTTATCATATTGAAAACATAATGTGTGGAGGTTGATAGAGAGGTGGTCGCAAATGGGATAGACAAGAAGTTCAGAAATGTTGTCAATTCTCAGGTCTTCCAGTTTGAATGAACCATTCAACTTTGTCCTTGCTACTCCTGAGATCAGCTCAGCTGTTACTTTAGAATACTCATCATGACGGTTGACAACAACTAGTTTAGTGAGGCATTGAGTGATGAGAGGATCAAACCCGTCAACATTCAAATTATCGCAGTCAACTATTTCCAGATGGGTAAGGCATCTGAGATTTGAGAGCATAGCCATTGTCTTCAAGCTCTGTACATTTCTAAGAACGAGGTCTTTGAGGAATATAGGAAAAGGACACTGGAAAGTTGCTTCTTCCACGAACCACCTTGACAATAAGCTGTCACATCCCTGCATTTGTAATGATTCAAGGGATGTGAGGTACCTTAGTCCTCCATcctttggatccagaaacaactTCCTGCAGTTGCAGATGAGATGGAAAGATGAGGCGGGAATAAGAGCAATCCTTCTTCATTCCCATCCTCCTTGTCCATATCATTTGTGTTGCACAATCTTGTTATATTTGGACAATCAGATATCTCCAAGTAGGAAAGATCGGCGAGACAGTTGAGAAGCTTTGACAGTTCTTTTCCTGTGATAGAACAGTCATAAATCATGAGTGATTTAACAGGAACGGAAATAGCTCCCCCCAGATTAGAATCACATAGCACACTGCCACAATACTTTATATCCAATTTCCTCAAGGAAGTTAGATTTTGGAGACCTGTCAATGAAAGTGAGGTCTTGCAAACATATAGCTCTTCTAGTTTATGCATACTGTGGAATGACAGAGCTCCATTGTATGCATCAATCACCAACTCATTCCTATTATAAGAGAAGTAGCCATTTGTAGTTTTGACTCTAACAAGATCTGTTGTAGAAGTATGTGGAAGGGGAGGTAGAGACAACTGTGGGCAGGCCTCTATCACAAGCTCACGAAAATTGGGAAACCAAGTCTTGTTAGAATCTTCTGTAGAGGAGGTAATGCAATGTGAGAATGGCAGTTCACTAAGTTTTGGGCAATTTGAAATAGCAAGTTTTTTAAGCTGATGAAACAAATGCAGAGCACCTGCTCCAACCCATTTTTCAAGTTGTGGCATATCAGCAATCTTAAGCACCATTAACTTTTGGAAGCTTCCATCAGTGATTTGTCCGAATTCTGTTCCTCCAAACTGATGCATTGAAGAAATGTTCTCCATTTTGAGCTCCATGAGATCTGACATTTGCCCAAAAGGTGGAAGAGTTTTCCAAGAAATACCATGTAGATGGAGGGATTTCAACATTTTAATGGATCTCTGAGTACGCAACCAATATGGACATGTTGATCCTCCATGATCTTTAATGCACAGCTCTCTAAGATTCGGATGTGGCCTAAGACTCTCAAGAACATCTTCCACTGTTGGATCCCTGTTAGGCCACTGACTGTTCCGGACTAGTTTCAACTTATCAAGCTTCCCTTTCAAAATTAGTTTAGCTGTATCAGCATCTCTCTTTGTTTTGACATTTTCAAGATTGCATATGCTTAGTGACCCTGTGAGCTCTGTCAGCTCTGACAACTCATGTAGCTCAAATCCAGTTACATCTTTTCTAACTTCGAATTTTCTCAACTCTTGTAAAAATTTCAGTTTACCGACCTCAGCAATTTTGCAGTGCAGATCTTTGTTAGCAAGAAGATGACGCAAATTGATAAGATGGCTCATGTCTCTAGGTAAACTAGAATCAGGACCCCACCCCTTCAGATCCAAGAACTCCAAGTGATAACATCTTGTGACTGTGTTAGGCAAAGAAATGACTGAACCAAATGGTACTTGGATTTTAAGATAACGAAGGTGGATGAGTTTTGAAAGCCTATGCAGTAAGAAGTTTGAAGGTAATGTAACTAAGCTTAGAACACGCAGTGCTCTCAATTCTTGAGAAATGTCTTCAAAAAATTTATCAAAGATAGCATTAAATTTTCCAATAAACAACAAAGTACGTAAATTTCCAACATCTACTGTTTGTTTCAGTTTACCTATTTCCTTCCTAATGTTTTCATAAAACTCTGATTCCTCACTGTATGTGTTGCTATCTTGAGCGATGAAAGATATATGACGGACTGCTGATTGGATGCCTTCACATCTAACATTGGAGCAATCTATTCGAATGCATTCATGTGATGAAATGCATGTTGCTAATTcgtggaacaaaccatgcacggCATAGTATGAATATGATTCTTTATTAACTTTACTGAAGATGCCACTATCAAAAAATTGGAAATCTGATCCAGCGAATTAGTTCGCTCCTCGTTCCGAATCAAGATGCAAGATCTCACGCCCCTTGGGTTGTGACACATGTATATGTGGCATGTTGCTATTGATGAATTCACTCCTAGCTGTTGCATGTGAATCCACCATGGCAATGAGCAAGCCATTGCTAAACATTGATAGGACAAAGGAGCTCTTGAAACAAAAGATAGAAAAGGTATGGTGATTACATGTTGCTAAACATTGATAGGACGAAGGAGCTCTTGCTAAACATTTATAGGACAAAGGAGCTAAACCTTTTTGTTCCATAATTTTAGTATTACATGGTTGTTGCCACTTAGGTCAATGTATCACATCTCA
This region includes:
- the LOC136495538 gene encoding putative disease resistance protein At3g14460, producing the protein MSHLINLRHLLANKDLHCKIAEVGKLKFLQELRKFEVRKDVTGFELHELSELTELTGSLSICNLENVKTKRDADTAKLILKGKLDKLKLVRNSQWPNRDPTVEDVLESLRPHPNLRELCIKDHGGSTCPYWLRTQRSIKMLKSLHLHGISWKTLPPFGQMSDLMELKMENISSMHQFGGTEFGQITDGSFQKLMVLKIADMPQLEKWVGAGALHLFHQLKKLAISNCPKLSELPFSHCITSSTEDSNKTWFPNFRELVIEACPQLSLPPLPHTSTTDLVRVKTTNGYFSYNRNELVIDAYNGALSFHSMHKLEELYVCKTSLSLTGLQNLTSLRKLDIKKRTVKASQLSRRSFLLGDI